In Clostridium swellfunianum, a genomic segment contains:
- a CDS encoding permease prefix domain 1-containing protein, with the protein MKRIDDYINKIYKNFDLENEEIIIMKEETKNHLYDEVEDLKKQGLTEEQSIDRAMSNFGNEKSVKNELKSILKRQEKLIKLLIKFATFVFIVASIFKSAAVVNSFINRYDKSTSIYMIDSIERKIKNMISIDENTQNEITQLVDEFNKHNNNGLYYIQITKGLQGSYIHYKYNKPETENLLIRHYDGKNNWNFIYKISEAQAAYDYNKEKEASENMVNLIINKLGQSSNYLFAISTILLCVYFISKAYLKNTQY; encoded by the coding sequence ATGAAGAGGATTGATGACTATATTAACAAAATCTACAAGAACTTTGATCTGGAAAACGAAGAAATAATAATTATGAAAGAAGAAACTAAGAATCATTTATATGATGAAGTAGAAGATTTAAAGAAACAAGGATTAACAGAGGAACAAAGCATTGATAGAGCAATGTCAAATTTCGGAAACGAAAAGTCTGTTAAAAATGAATTGAAATCTATACTTAAAAGGCAAGAAAAACTTATAAAGCTGCTTATAAAATTTGCTACATTTGTATTTATTGTTGCCAGCATATTTAAGTCAGCTGCCGTAGTCAATAGCTTTATAAACAGATATGATAAGAGTACTTCAATATATATGATTGATAGTATAGAAAGAAAAATAAAAAATATGATATCCATTGATGAAAATACTCAGAATGAAATCACTCAATTGGTTGATGAATTTAATAAGCATAATAATAATGGATTGTATTATATTCAAATAACTAAAGGACTTCAAGGATCATATATACATTATAAGTATAATAAACCTGAAACAGAAAACCTTTTAATTAGGCATTATGACGGAAAAAATAATTGGAATTTTATATATAAAATAAGTGAAGCTCAAGCTGCTTATGATTATAATAAAGAAAAAGAGGCTTCAGAAAATATGGTTAATTTGATAATAAATAAGTTAGGTCAAAGCTCAAATTACTTATTTGCAATTTCGACAATTCTTCTATGTGTTTACTTTATTAGCAAGGCTTATCTAAAAAACACACAATATTAA
- a CDS encoding DUF6514 family protein yields MMIVESMVRNEICEDMRKNYFYRLTKDKVSLDLGSDAMEVQSYGIEIERQDILNNSIINIERDSVKSISPHRHKVHSLLKLLYDHCVSPVHLVDVLGDYIDEYIVDFDEALKEISAY; encoded by the coding sequence ATGATGATAGTAGAAAGCATGGTAAGAAACGAAATTTGTGAAGACATGAGAAAAAACTATTTTTACAGACTAACCAAAGATAAGGTTTCTTTAGATTTAGGTTCAGATGCTATGGAAGTTCAGTCCTATGGCATTGAGATAGAAAGACAAGATATATTAAATAATTCGATAATTAACATAGAGCGTGACAGCGTGAAAAGCATAAGCCCACACAGACACAAGGTTCACAGCCTCCTAAAGCTTTTATATGATCACTGCGTATCTCCTGTTCATCTTGTAGATGTTTTAGGTGATTATATAGATGAATACATAGTAGACTTTGATGAAGCTTTAAAAGAAATATCAGCTTACTAA
- a CDS encoding DUF58 domain-containing protein: MLGYFAFITMLIVLLALAEYTRRKGFDKLTIFRESDRLAVNEGEEFKITINIENNKWLPISFLLLKEKTPGNIEFSLDESFNKYTEFNYHITRYNIKWFERIKRSYSYKAHKRGTYLLKEIEVSIGDIFGFFSNDTQIYDYLELLVYPKLVDLKNIQFATTSLYGDSIIKRWIYKDPLYIKGIREYSIEDRMKDIHWKSSLKMNKLMVKDYDYTSEMELVIIVDVQCGELYWQSIIPKDIERGISVGASVARQAIKEGIPTGMVTNSQLTYYGDSFSNNVRPALNSLKAILELCARIDYTPRLSFSEFLKQEAKYFTRNRTYLVVTSYLGSEAAALLSKLRKMGFLIKLLDVSSKSDLPHIDGIEKAVYKEVV, translated from the coding sequence ATGTTAGGTTATTTTGCATTTATTACAATGCTTATAGTTCTGCTTGCTTTAGCTGAATACACGAGAAGAAAGGGCTTTGACAAGCTTACTATATTCAGAGAGAGTGACAGGTTGGCGGTTAACGAAGGCGAAGAATTTAAAATAACAATAAATATAGAAAACAACAAGTGGCTGCCTATATCCTTTCTGCTGCTTAAGGAAAAAACACCTGGAAACATTGAGTTTAGTCTTGATGAAAGCTTTAATAAGTATACAGAGTTTAACTATCATATTACCAGATACAACATAAAGTGGTTTGAGAGAATAAAACGAAGCTACTCATATAAAGCACACAAGCGGGGCACTTATTTGCTGAAGGAAATTGAAGTATCAATAGGAGATATCTTTGGCTTCTTTTCAAATGATACTCAAATTTATGATTATCTTGAGCTCTTAGTCTATCCAAAGCTTGTTGATTTAAAAAATATTCAGTTTGCTACAACAAGCTTGTATGGAGATAGCATAATCAAGAGATGGATATACAAAGACCCTTTGTATATCAAGGGGATAAGAGAATATAGCATTGAGGATAGAATGAAGGACATTCACTGGAAGTCAAGCTTGAAGATGAATAAGCTTATGGTAAAGGACTATGATTATACCTCGGAAATGGAGCTTGTTATAATTGTGGACGTTCAATGCGGGGAGCTTTATTGGCAAAGCATAATACCAAAGGATATTGAAAGAGGAATCAGTGTGGGTGCCTCCGTAGCTAGACAAGCTATAAAGGAAGGCATACCTACTGGTATGGTTACAAATTCACAATTAACTTATTATGGAGATTCCTTCAGCAACAATGTAAGACCTGCACTAAACTCTTTAAAGGCTATTCTAGAGCTTTGTGCAAGAATAGACTATACTCCAAGGCTGAGCTTTAGTGAGTTTTTAAAGCAGGAGGCTAAGTATTTTACAAGAAACCGTACTTACTTAGTAGTAACCTCCTATTTAGGTTCAGAGGCTGCAGCACTGCTTTCAAAGCTGAGAAAAATGGGCTTTTTAATAAAGCTTTTAGACGTATCCTCTAAGAGTGATTTACCTCATATTGACGGCATTGAAAAAGCAGTTTATAAGGAGGTTGTGTAA
- a CDS encoding AAA family ATPase has protein sequence MEIIKFQQFRDKIVDNIGKVIVGKKDKVEKIVVSFICSGHVLLEDVPGLGKTKLAKALSKSMNCSFKRIQFTPDLLPSDLTGIYFYNQKNGEFEFRKGPLLSQIVLADEINRATPRTQSALLECMEERQITVEGETIKLNKPFFVIATQNPVEQFGTFPLPEAQLDRFFMRISMGYPEFSEEKDILDRYMEKDPLEELQAAVTMEEIEYVQNNFTKIHVSNEIKNYILELVSATRKHKNIELGCSPRASLNLMKGSQALAAVRGRDYVIPEDIKEMAVPILSHRLILRNDVSGLMDKPEDIVADILNTVNSPLEEI, from the coding sequence GTGGAGATTATTAAATTTCAACAGTTTAGAGATAAAATTGTAGATAATATAGGCAAAGTAATAGTAGGAAAAAAAGATAAAGTAGAAAAGATAGTAGTTTCTTTTATATGTTCAGGTCATGTGCTTTTAGAGGACGTGCCTGGGCTTGGCAAAACAAAGCTTGCAAAAGCTCTTTCCAAATCAATGAACTGCAGTTTTAAGAGAATACAGTTTACTCCAGACCTCCTGCCTTCAGATTTAACAGGAATATATTTTTATAATCAAAAAAATGGTGAATTTGAATTTAGAAAAGGACCTTTATTAAGCCAAATTGTATTGGCTGATGAAATAAATAGAGCTACTCCAAGAACTCAGTCAGCACTTTTAGAGTGTATGGAGGAGAGACAAATAACTGTAGAGGGTGAAACTATTAAATTAAATAAGCCTTTCTTTGTTATCGCCACTCAAAACCCAGTAGAGCAGTTTGGAACCTTTCCACTGCCAGAAGCACAGCTTGATAGATTTTTCATGAGAATTAGCATGGGATATCCTGAATTTTCTGAGGAAAAGGATATTCTAGATAGATATATGGAAAAGGATCCACTAGAGGAGCTTCAGGCTGCAGTAACTATGGAAGAAATAGAATATGTTCAAAACAACTTCACAAAAATTCACGTGAGCAATGAAATCAAGAATTATATACTAGAGCTTGTAAGTGCTACGAGAAAGCATAAAAATATTGAGCTTGGCTGTAGTCCAAGAGCTTCATTAAATCTTATGAAGGGAAGTCAGGCTTTGGCAGCTGTACGGGGTAGAGATTATGTAATACCTGAGGACATAAAGGAGATGGCTGTTCCAATTTTAAGCCACAGACTTATTTTAAGAAATGATGTAAGCGGACTTATGGATAAGCCTGAGGATATTGTAGCTGATATACTAAATACTGTTAATTCACCTCTGGAAGAGATATAG
- the pgmB gene encoding beta-phosphoglucomutase, translated as MNEIKACLFDLDGVIVDTAKYHYLAWKRLANELGFEFTEEDNERLKGVSRMKSLEILLELGEISADDSAMEAYAAKKNAWYVEYISKMDSSEILPGVLDFLRELKDNGIKISLGSVSKNAMTILNNVGIVEYFDAVIDGTKITHAKPNPEVFLKGAEELGVDPKECVVFEDAQAGIEAAINAGMYSVGIGSADILQKANTVIPGFEGMTLDKLKL; from the coding sequence ATGAACGAAATCAAGGCTTGTCTATTTGACTTAGACGGCGTTATAGTAGATACTGCTAAATATCACTATTTAGCATGGAAGAGACTTGCTAATGAACTTGGCTTTGAATTTACTGAAGAAGATAATGAAAGGCTAAAGGGAGTAAGCAGAATGAAATCTTTAGAAATACTCCTAGAGCTTGGCGAAATTTCTGCTGATGATTCAGCAATGGAAGCCTATGCTGCAAAGAAAAATGCTTGGTATGTAGAGTATATCTCAAAAATGGATTCCTCTGAAATACTTCCAGGTGTTTTAGATTTTCTTAGGGAGCTTAAGGATAATGGCATAAAAATTTCTCTTGGCTCTGTAAGTAAAAACGCTATGACTATCCTTAATAATGTAGGAATTGTTGAGTATTTTGACGCTGTTATAGATGGAACAAAAATAACTCATGCAAAACCAAATCCTGAAGTTTTCCTTAAAGGTGCTGAGGAGTTAGGTGTAGACCCAAAAGAATGTGTTGTATTTGAGGACGCACAGGCAGGTATTGAAGCTGCAATAAATGCAGGAATGTACAGCGTTGGAATTGGTTCCGCTGACATCCTTCAAAAAGCTAATACTGTAATTCCTGGCTTTGAAGGAATGACCTTAGATAAGCTTAAACTTTAG
- a CDS encoding glycoside hydrolase family 65 protein has translation MKQCFKIDEWLVIEEGFNPNENRVAESICSLGNGHMGQRANFEETYSGDSLQGSYLAGVYYPDKTRVGWWKNGYPEYFAKVLNSTNWIGINIEINGETLDLAKAEVKDFKRILNMKEAYLERSFTAVLANGNEVKVNAKRFLSSVYKEVGAIKYSITPVNFSGELKITPYLDGDIMNEDSNYDEKFWDEVKISASKDISSLVMKTKKLDFHICSAMKFNIVNNGAGISAEIETNVKEKYVSNIVTVNAAQGEEIVIYKYAANVTSRDYEKEELEQKAVEILSKAYETGFDKLFEAHKKAWEVKWKESDIVIEGDAEAQQGIRFNIFQLNQTYTGEDERLNIGPKGFTGEKYGGSTYWDTEAYCIPFYLSTSEEKVARNLLVYRYKQLEKAKENARKLGFKKGALYPMVTMNGEECHNEWEITFEEIHRNGAIAYAIYNYVNYTGDKAYLGQYGFEVLAEISRFWEERVHFAPRKGKYVMHGVTGPNEYENNVNNNWYTNRMAAWTLEYTLEVIDYLKANEPESYKKLEAKLQINAEETAKWRDIVDNMFYPVDEELGIFLQQEGYMDKEQILVSELAPADRPLNQKWSWDRILRSCFIKQADVLQGLYFLEDKFDEATIRRNFNFYEPRTVHESSLSPCVHAILASKLGMQDKAYEMYLRTSRLDLDNYNNDTEDGCHTTSMAGTWMSVVQGFGGMRVRDGKLHFNPFIPGHWTSFSFKVMFRDALLKVTAAKESIVISNESYKDLTLVVNGKEYTAKANSQLTINN, from the coding sequence ATGAAGCAATGTTTTAAAATTGATGAATGGCTGGTAATAGAGGAAGGTTTTAATCCAAATGAAAATAGAGTAGCTGAAAGCATCTGCAGCCTTGGAAACGGACATATGGGTCAAAGAGCTAATTTTGAAGAAACCTACAGTGGTGATTCTCTTCAAGGAAGCTACCTGGCTGGTGTTTATTATCCAGACAAGACCAGAGTTGGCTGGTGGAAAAACGGCTATCCAGAGTACTTTGCAAAAGTTTTAAATTCAACTAACTGGATAGGAATAAATATAGAGATAAATGGTGAAACCTTAGACTTAGCTAAGGCTGAAGTTAAGGATTTTAAAAGAATACTTAATATGAAGGAAGCATATTTAGAGCGTTCCTTCACTGCAGTACTAGCTAATGGAAATGAAGTTAAAGTAAATGCAAAGAGGTTTTTAAGCTCAGTTTACAAAGAAGTTGGAGCAATAAAATATTCTATCACCCCTGTTAATTTCAGCGGTGAACTTAAAATCACCCCTTACTTAGATGGAGACATAATGAATGAAGACTCCAATTACGACGAAAAATTCTGGGATGAGGTTAAGATTAGTGCTTCTAAAGATATATCTTCTCTAGTTATGAAAACTAAGAAGCTTGATTTCCACATTTGCTCTGCCATGAAATTTAATATTGTTAATAATGGAGCTGGTATTTCAGCTGAAATAGAAACTAATGTGAAAGAAAAATATGTTTCAAATATTGTAACAGTTAATGCTGCTCAAGGCGAAGAAATAGTTATTTACAAGTATGCTGCAAATGTAACCTCCAGAGACTATGAAAAGGAAGAATTAGAGCAAAAAGCTGTAGAAATTTTAAGCAAGGCCTATGAAACTGGCTTTGACAAGCTGTTTGAAGCTCATAAAAAAGCTTGGGAGGTTAAATGGAAGGAAAGCGACATTGTTATTGAAGGTGACGCTGAAGCTCAGCAAGGTATAAGATTTAATATATTCCAGTTAAATCAAACCTATACTGGAGAAGATGAAAGACTAAATATTGGTCCAAAGGGCTTCACCGGTGAAAAATACGGCGGAAGCACCTACTGGGATACAGAAGCTTATTGTATTCCCTTCTACCTTTCAACCTCTGAGGAAAAGGTAGCAAGAAACCTTTTAGTATATAGATATAAGCAGCTTGAAAAAGCTAAAGAAAACGCAAGAAAGCTTGGCTTTAAAAAAGGTGCACTATATCCAATGGTTACAATGAACGGTGAGGAATGCCATAATGAGTGGGAAATCACCTTTGAAGAAATACACAGAAATGGTGCCATAGCTTATGCAATCTACAACTATGTAAACTACACTGGCGATAAAGCTTATCTAGGTCAATATGGCTTTGAGGTGCTTGCAGAAATTTCTCGTTTCTGGGAGGAAAGAGTTCATTTTGCACCTAGAAAAGGCAAATATGTAATGCATGGTGTTACTGGTCCTAATGAATACGAAAATAATGTAAATAATAACTGGTATACCAACAGAATGGCAGCTTGGACATTAGAATACACTTTAGAGGTTATAGACTATCTAAAGGCTAATGAACCAGAAAGCTATAAGAAATTAGAAGCTAAGCTACAAATTAACGCTGAAGAAACAGCTAAGTGGAGAGATATAGTAGATAACATGTTCTATCCTGTTGATGAAGAGCTTGGAATCTTCCTGCAGCAGGAAGGCTATATGGATAAGGAGCAGATACTTGTAAGCGAATTAGCTCCAGCAGATAGACCTTTAAATCAAAAATGGTCTTGGGACAGAATTCTTCGTTCCTGCTTCATAAAGCAAGCTGATGTACTTCAAGGCTTATACTTCCTGGAAGATAAATTTGATGAAGCTACAATAAGAAGAAATTTCAACTTCTATGAGCCTAGAACAGTACATGAATCCTCCCTATCTCCTTGTGTTCACGCAATACTTGCATCAAAGCTTGGAATGCAGGATAAGGCCTACGAAATGTATTTAAGAACCTCAAGACTGGACCTAGATAACTACAACAACGACACCGAGGATGGCTGTCATACAACAAGCATGGCTGGAACTTGGATGTCTGTAGTTCAAGGCTTTGGTGGCATGAGAGTTAGAGATGGAAAACTTCACTTTAACCCATTTATTCCAGGTCACTGGACTTCCTTCTCCTTTAAGGTTATGTTTAGGGACGCACTTTTAAAGGTTACTGCAGCTAAGGAAAGCATAGTAATCAGCAATGAGTCCTATAAAGATCTAACTTTAGTAGTTAATGGCAAGGAGTATACAGCTAAGGCTAATAGCCAATTAACAATTAATAATTAG
- a CDS encoding GNAT family N-acetyltransferase: MEKVNYVTEELRREILDFLYFDEIYNAILIEQIQNKANKYDGLYINKGDGKVTDILHIRNDGNSDLTNFSYSSEQGLENIAYQIKASNFNKILLAGKLEAVSSLLKVLNKEKSITPNTFYKLEEDKYRTINIKLRSEIRRAATSDCDIETVKKFTVKFFEAETAEDIAEVTNNKKILDKIKTGVYILELDKNAIGMARFIGKTSNYVEITSVYIDEKYRRNGFGKELIFHMIEIAINEGRTPILATSISNIAAIKTYENIGFVKYGDCAFEFLD; this comes from the coding sequence ATGGAAAAAGTGAACTATGTCACTGAGGAGCTGAGAAGAGAGATATTAGATTTCTTATACTTTGATGAGATCTATAACGCTATACTAATTGAGCAAATACAAAATAAGGCTAATAAGTACGATGGTTTATATATCAATAAGGGTGACGGAAAAGTAACAGATATATTACATATTAGGAATGATGGCAATTCAGACTTAACTAACTTTTCATACTCATCGGAACAAGGATTAGAAAATATTGCATACCAGATTAAAGCTTCAAATTTCAACAAAATCTTATTAGCTGGAAAACTAGAAGCAGTAAGTAGCTTGCTAAAAGTATTAAACAAAGAAAAATCTATAACACCAAACACTTTTTATAAGCTTGAGGAAGATAAATATAGAACTATAAATATAAAGTTACGAAGTGAAATTAGACGCGCTGCTACAAGTGACTGTGACATAGAGACAGTAAAAAAATTTACTGTGAAATTTTTTGAAGCTGAGACAGCTGAGGATATAGCAGAGGTTACTAATAATAAAAAAATATTAGATAAGATCAAAACAGGGGTTTATATACTTGAATTAGATAAGAATGCAATTGGAATGGCAAGATTTATAGGAAAAACTTCTAATTACGTAGAAATTACTAGTGTATATATTGATGAAAAGTATCGAAGGAATGGTTTTGGCAAAGAACTAATTTTTCATATGATTGAGATAGCAATTAATGAAGGAAGAACTCCAATATTAGCAACATCAATCTCAAATATTGCGGCTATTAAAACATACGAAAATATTGGGTTTGTAAAATATGGAGATTGTGCGTTTGAATTTTTAGATTAG
- a CDS encoding UDP-N-acetylglucosamine pyrophosphorylase — MKISVNELLNIEELDTKAIFEGDKYPWEALTKIKNFIIEYAKNLPSDFERIEEFVWVGKGTTIEKSVLIKGPAIIGYNCEIRHSAYIRDNVIIGNDVVVGNSTEIKNSILFNKAQVPHYNYVGDSILGYKAHLGAGVITSNLKSDGTLVKVKYGTDIIETGLRKFGAIVGDLSEVGSNSVLNPGTIIGKNSIVYPLSSVRGYIPEKSISKNNGEIVERKQLYTC; from the coding sequence ATGAAAATTTCTGTAAATGAACTATTAAATATTGAAGAATTAGATACAAAAGCCATATTTGAAGGGGATAAGTATCCTTGGGAAGCTCTTACAAAAATTAAGAATTTCATTATTGAATACGCAAAGAATCTGCCAAGCGATTTTGAAAGAATAGAGGAATTTGTGTGGGTTGGCAAAGGGACTACTATCGAAAAAAGTGTTCTTATAAAAGGTCCAGCAATTATCGGTTACAATTGCGAAATCAGGCATTCCGCTTACATTAGAGACAATGTTATCATTGGTAATGATGTTGTAGTTGGAAACTCAACTGAAATTAAAAATTCAATCCTCTTTAATAAAGCGCAGGTTCCCCATTACAATTATGTCGGTGATTCAATATTAGGGTATAAGGCCCATTTGGGGGCAGGTGTAATAACATCCAATTTGAAGTCCGATGGAACATTAGTAAAAGTAAAATATGGTACAGATATTATTGAAACTGGTTTAAGGAAATTTGGTGCAATTGTAGGTGATTTATCGGAAGTAGGATCTAATTCGGTTTTAAACCCAGGGACAATAATAGGAAAAAATAGTATCGTTTATCCATTAAGTTCTGTAAGAGGTTATATTCCAGAGAAGAGTATTTCGAAAAACAATGGTGAAATTGTAGAGAGAAAGCAATTATACACATGTTAA
- a CDS encoding YdeI/OmpD-associated family protein: MFSKHVSIKTLKASEALEEALCFGWIDGQMQSIDDTKYLKYFSSRRKGSKWSDKNKNLVKELECKGIMTEFGRAKVEEAKKNGMWDAPKPEPITDDQVQMLSELIKDIEPAYRNFNSMSPSVRKNYTGLYFDAKSDDAKKRRLEKIIDRLNLNLKPM, translated from the coding sequence GTGTTTAGTAAGCATGTAAGTATTAAAACTCTTAAGGCTAGTGAAGCCTTGGAAGAAGCGTTGTGTTTTGGGTGGATTGATGGTCAAATGCAAAGTATAGACGATACAAAGTATTTAAAATATTTTTCATCAAGAAGAAAAGGAAGCAAGTGGTCAGATAAAAATAAAAATCTTGTAAAAGAACTTGAATGTAAAGGAATAATGACTGAATTTGGACGAGCTAAAGTTGAAGAAGCAAAGAAAAACGGAATGTGGGATGCACCTAAACCTGAACCTATAACAGATGATCAGGTGCAAATGTTATCAGAATTAATAAAAGATATTGAACCAGCTTATAGAAATTTTAATTCTATGTCTCCATCTGTTAGGAAAAATTATACTGGACTATATTTTGATGCAAAATCTGATGATGCTAAAAAGAGAAGACTTGAAAAAATTATAGACAGACTCAATTTAAATTTAAAACCAATGTAA
- a CDS encoding NUDIX hydrolase: MKKLNTLGDEINSGFKERNRAAGIVLNDKNEIILMNLTNMYFHMLPGGGVDSNENIQEALYRELKEETGANIQIISELGIVVENLQERRMKQITYFYLTKVSGEIQEPNFMPDELEQGYKVEWYLIDEAIKILEKENEYEEYIKQRELIALKEAKKYLDENN; encoded by the coding sequence ATGAAAAAACTAAATACTTTGGGAGATGAAATAAATAGTGGCTTTAAAGAAAGAAATAGGGCTGCAGGGATAGTGTTAAATGATAAAAATGAAATAATTCTAATGAATTTAACAAATATGTATTTTCATATGTTACCGGGCGGCGGGGTGGATTCAAATGAAAATATACAAGAAGCTTTATATAGAGAGTTAAAAGAAGAAACAGGTGCAAATATTCAAATCATAAGTGAGCTAGGTATAGTTGTTGAAAACTTGCAAGAAAGAAGAATGAAGCAAATTACATATTTTTATCTTACAAAAGTAAGTGGAGAGATTCAAGAACCTAATTTTATGCCAGATGAATTGGAACAAGGGTATAAAGTAGAATGGTACTTAATAGATGAGGCTATAAAAATTCTTGAAAAAGAAAATGAGTACGAAGAATACATAAAGCAAAGAGAATTAATAGCATTAAAAGAAGCAAAAAAATACTTAGATGAAAATAATTAA